A region from the Candidatus Zixiibacteriota bacterium genome encodes:
- a CDS encoding TldD/PmbA family protein — protein MFEKLRAILNRVEADYADIRYEVKKDAVITFNSKELTAISSNTTDGYVLRVLVNGGMSSVVFTKVGDAENAMRIAEENAKLIARNIDKPIKLAATEVIKDTFIPTLKEDPRNISMDEKLELAGKYNDIPLSHEKVVSTTLSYKENIREKYFLNSEGSEIREDLITVSYGGEIAAKDGSLLQNVRVGFGGSNGFSTIRNQEQLIEKRTGIVLDLLKAKPVKGGVYNCVVNPSLSGVFAHEAFGHFSEADIIEKLPAMRAKMKIGDKLGSDITNIKDDATMPDQLGFYKYDDEGVRVRPTQLMKNGVLTGRLHSRRTAVEFDEPLSGHSIAEDYKYAPIIRMGNIFIEPAEHSFDGLVAMLGDGLYILDAKGGQTAGENFTFGAQYGFIVKNGKVGEMVRDINISGNLYQTLANIAAVGNDLELTKVGGCGKGQLNIRSCHGGPHTLINKLVVGGV, from the coding sequence ATGTTTGAAAAACTGCGAGCTATTCTCAACAGGGTTGAGGCGGATTATGCCGATATCCGGTATGAGGTAAAAAAAGATGCGGTTATTACTTTCAACAGCAAGGAGCTAACAGCAATCAGCTCCAATACCACTGATGGTTATGTGCTAAGGGTTTTAGTAAATGGCGGCATGTCATCGGTGGTGTTTACCAAAGTAGGCGATGCTGAAAACGCTATGCGTATTGCCGAGGAAAACGCCAAGCTAATAGCAAGAAATATCGACAAACCGATTAAACTGGCAGCAACGGAAGTCATCAAGGATACATTCATCCCGACGCTAAAAGAAGACCCCAGAAATATTTCAATGGATGAGAAGCTGGAGCTTGCCGGGAAATATAATGATATTCCGCTTAGCCATGAAAAAGTTGTGTCCACAACGCTAAGTTATAAAGAGAACATCAGAGAAAAATATTTTCTAAATTCAGAAGGTTCGGAAATCCGTGAAGACTTAATAACTGTAAGCTATGGCGGTGAAATAGCCGCTAAGGATGGCAGCCTGCTTCAGAATGTTCGAGTCGGGTTTGGGGGAAGTAATGGCTTTTCGACGATTCGCAACCAGGAACAGCTTATTGAAAAAAGAACCGGTATCGTTTTGGATCTTTTAAAGGCTAAGCCGGTTAAAGGCGGAGTTTATAACTGTGTCGTTAATCCGAGCCTGTCCGGAGTGTTTGCCCATGAGGCATTCGGGCATTTCTCCGAGGCGGATATAATCGAAAAACTTCCGGCAATGCGAGCCAAGATGAAAATAGGGGATAAGCTCGGCAGCGATATAACAAATATCAAAGATGATGCGACTATGCCGGACCAGCTCGGATTTTACAAATACGATGATGAAGGCGTGCGTGTTCGTCCGACTCAGCTTATGAAAAACGGCGTGTTAACCGGCCGTCTGCATTCACGAAGAACCGCCGTCGAGTTTGATGAGCCGCTTTCCGGCCATTCAATCGCGGAAGACTACAAATATGCCCCTATTATCAGAATGGGAAATATTTTTATTGAACCTGCCGAACATAGTTTCGATGGGCTTGTTGCCATGCTTGGGGATGGTCTTTACATTCTGGATGCCAAAGGCGGTCAAACCGCTGGTGAAAATTTCACCTTTGGCGCTCAATACGGCTTTATTGTGAAAAACGGCAAAGTCGGCGAAATGGTGCGCGATATAAATATCTCTGGCAATTTATATCAGACCTTAGCCAATATCGCCGCGGTAGGTAATGATTTAGAATTAACCAAAGTAGGCGGCTGCGGCAAAGGCCAACTAAATATCCGTTCATGTCATGGCGGACCTCATACGCTCATTAACAAACTCGTTGTGGGAGGTGTATAA